GTCCGTCGCGCTTAATAATCCTGAGAAGGCGTTGTCAATGCTCGCAGAACGCATAGGAATCTATCAGGCGTGGGCAACTACGGCTAAATCGGACTCAGTAGGAGGCGAGATAGATCCGAGGCAAGCAAAATTGACTTTGGAACAACTTGGTCTAATCGTTGAACTATTAAAAGGGAAAACTATACCGTCGAAGGCAGCAGACTCTGATCGGGCGCAGATACTTTTAGGCTATCTCGCCCGCCACGAAAAAGAGTAAAACCTAAACACCAATCTAAGTGAGGAAGACGATGCCAAACATTAAAAATGCAGACGAAGTAAAGCGGGCCAGTGGACTGCTCATTATTGAAGTAATCAATTCAAATCCTAATGGAGATCCGGACAGAGAAAGCGATCCTCGTCAGAGACCTGACGAGCGCGGAAAAATTTCACCAGTCTCCTTTAAGCGAAAGCTTCGGGATTTAGTCCAGCCCGATATAACGGACACAAAGAGAACCCCGGTGTGGGATGCAATTTCACGAACATTTACTCCTGTTTTGAGCCCAGATGACTATTGGATTCTTGAATCCAGAAGTCGAGAGCGAAAAAAGATAGAAAAGGAATTGGCTGATAACACTTTTGTCTCGAAGTATTGGGACGGAAGATTATTTGGAAACACTTTTCTCGAGGAGGGTGCCTCCAATTATATCAAAACAGGAGTTGTGCAAGTCGGCATGGGAGTTTCAGTGTCCCCGGTATTTATCGAGCGCGACACCAATACGAACAAGGCAGGTGTCCAGGAAGGTAAGACCCGTGGAATGGCGCCGCTCGGCTCCCGATATGTGCAGCATGGCGTTTATACAATGCCATTCTTCGTCAACCCCTCAGCAGCTTCTCGATCCGGCTGTAAGCAGGTAGACGTTGACCTCATGTTGAAACTCATTCCATACGCCTATTCCCATAACTTGTCAACTGCCCGACCGTTTGTAGGGATACGTCATGCCTGGTACATGGAACATAAGTCGCCTCTGGGTTCATGCTCTGATTTTTCTCTCATAGAAAAATTGACGCCTCGCCGAAAGGGCGATGATTCAGAGAAACCATCGACATCTTGGTCTGATTACCATGTTCCAACAGATGTCGGCGAACTACGAACAAAGCTCGCTGATTTCCGTGATCTTATGTTGCAAGTGGGAGAAGATGCATGACCTATCTAGCGCACAGCGCGAGACCGGAGAAGGGAATTCCCGAACAGCCATATTCCATTCACATTCAGAACGTCTCCTGTCGGGCTATCACCAATGCTCGGAGAATGCTGGAGTATTACTCAGGTGAGAGAGAAGTGTTTGTATCGGATATCCTCATTGCGGCTACCTACCACGATTTGGGAAAACTTGATTCGCGGAATCAGGAAGCAATGAAGAACGGAGGAAGAAAGAAGTTGACCCTTAATCATGTTGATGCGGGAACTGCTCACCTTCTCACAAACCTAAAACGTTTTGAATCTGCTTTGCTTGTCTATGCTCATCACGTTGGCTTGATCTCGAATGGAACGGAAATTAGCAAAGGCCGTTTATTCATGCGAGATAGCGAAATTGCTAAAGTGACTGATACACATTTGAGGAATTACCTAGCCAATCATTATCAGACTCTTGAGAGTGCCGAGGAGCCATCTGGTGGTAACTGCAAAAGGACCGGCATTGAGCGCCGCCTCTCGCTCTCATGTTTGGTTGATGCGGATCATAGTGATACGGCACGTCATTATGGAGAAAAAGAACCGACTGATTTTCCAAAGGTACGATGGAAGGAGCGAATTGCCGCCTTAGATGCGTATGTCGCAGAGAAAGCAAGAAAAGCGCGAGAATCAGACCAATCCCAATCCCAGGAGGCACGGACATCTCTGCGATCTGACATTTATCAGGCAAGTTGCGAAATCGATCCCACGCAACTCATTCGCTCCTGTGATGCGCCGGTCGGGAGCGGTAAGACGACCGCTGTCATGGCGCACATGCTTCGATTGGCTAAGGAGATGGAACTTCGGCATGTCTTCGTAATTCTTCCGTACACGAATATCATTCAACAATCAGTCGAGACATACAGAAAGTGTTTGGTGTTAGAGGGAGAAAATCCTGAAGAAATAGTCGCCGAGCACCATCATCAAGTTGATTTCGAATGCGAAGATTTCAGATATCTTACAACACTATGGAAAGCGCCAATTATTGTCACAACTGCGGTACAATTCTTTGAGACACTTTCGCACTACAAACCGGCACAATTGAGAAAATTGCATGAATTGCCCGGATCGGCAATTTTCATAGACGAATCGCACTCTGCGTTACCGACCCACATCTGGCCGCAAACGTGGCTGTGGCTTAAAGAGTTGTGTCAAAATTGGAGCTGTCGATGTGTTCTTGCTTCGGGCTCTTTGACAAGGTTTTGGAACCTAAAAGAATTTATTGAACCTACCGAAGAGATAACGGACATCATTCCTGATGCCCTAAGAGAAAGAGCGATTCAACTTGAAGGAAAACGGATTTGCCCATTAAGGCATCCTCCCGTTCTTGAACGAAAAGAACTTCTTGATTTCATCCTTTCTAAACCTGGTCCGAGACTGGTAATTCTTAACACTGTCCAGTCTGCCGCGGTCGTGGCACACGAGTTAAAAAAGGAGTCGAAAGGGCTGACCTTGCATCTATCCACAGCGCTCTGTCCCATCCATCGGGAGCTAATAATTGAAAGAATTAAGAAGTTGTTGGATTCCGCAAAGAATACTGATTGGACATTAGTTGCTACGAGTTGCGTTGAAGCAGGCATGGACTTTTCATTCAAGACTGCTTTTCGCGAATCATCTTCGACAGCATGTCTGATTCAAGTTGGCGGGCGGGTCAACCGCAATTCCGAGGTCGAGGGGGGAGGAGCAGTATGGGATTTCCGCGTCCGACCTGACGGGGTGATTAGCGCCCATCCTGACTTTGAGGATTCGGCCAGAATACTCGGCCGATTGTTTGATGAAGGGAAGTTCGATAAATTAAGAGACGGAAGGAGTTCGCCTGCCGAGATAGTAACCGAGGCATTGCGAAGAGAAGTATTGCTCAATGGATCATCAAAAGCGCAGGAAATCAGAAAACAGGAAAGATCGCCAG
The Candidatus Zixiibacteriota bacterium genome window above contains:
- a CDS encoding DEAD/DEAH box helicase family protein; this translates as MTYLAHSARPEKGIPEQPYSIHIQNVSCRAITNARRMLEYYSGEREVFVSDILIAATYHDLGKLDSRNQEAMKNGGRKKLTLNHVDAGTAHLLTNLKRFESALLVYAHHVGLISNGTEISKGRLFMRDSEIAKVTDTHLRNYLANHYQTLESAEEPSGGNCKRTGIERRLSLSCLVDADHSDTARHYGEKEPTDFPKVRWKERIAALDAYVAEKARKARESDQSQSQEARTSLRSDIYQASCEIDPTQLIRSCDAPVGSGKTTAVMAHMLRLAKEMELRHVFVILPYTNIIQQSVETYRKCLVLEGENPEEIVAEHHHQVDFECEDFRYLTTLWKAPIIVTTAVQFFETLSHYKPAQLRKLHELPGSAIFIDESHSALPTHIWPQTWLWLKELCQNWSCRCVLASGSLTRFWNLKEFIEPTEEITDIIPDALRERAIQLEGKRICPLRHPPVLERKELLDFILSKPGPRLVILNTVQSAAVVAHELKKESKGLTLHLSTALCPIHRELIIERIKKLLDSAKNTDWTLVATSCVEAGMDFSFKTAFRESSSTACLIQVGGRVNRNSEVEGGGAVWDFRVRPDGVISAHPDFEDSARILGRLFDEGKFDKLRDGRSSPAEIVTEALRREVLLNGSSKAQEIRKQERSPEYPDVSKLCKIITAETRLVVIDKKIIQQLEDGQKLSSKIIQKNSVRLWSSKLKKLDILPVDGSDELYKWTTAYDPDFLGIVEGLLPLIYAREKGLVI
- a CDS encoding type I CRISPR-associated protein Cas7, which translates into the protein MPNIKNADEVKRASGLLIIEVINSNPNGDPDRESDPRQRPDERGKISPVSFKRKLRDLVQPDITDTKRTPVWDAISRTFTPVLSPDDYWILESRSRERKKIEKELADNTFVSKYWDGRLFGNTFLEEGASNYIKTGVVQVGMGVSVSPVFIERDTNTNKAGVQEGKTRGMAPLGSRYVQHGVYTMPFFVNPSAASRSGCKQVDVDLMLKLIPYAYSHNLSTARPFVGIRHAWYMEHKSPLGSCSDFSLIEKLTPRRKGDDSEKPSTSWSDYHVPTDVGELRTKLADFRDLMLQVGEDA